The following DNA comes from Vigna radiata var. radiata cultivar VC1973A chromosome 4, Vradiata_ver6, whole genome shotgun sequence.
GCAAGAACAGAATAAAATGGCACATATGCAGCTTAAATTACAGGGTCATTATTCTgcatttagaatatatatatatgtgtgtgtgtgtgtgtttgttgcTAATAAGTTGGATGTTTCTTTGATTTCAGAGGAAGAGAAATTGAACAAGTCATTCCAAGAGGAGCTTAAATTATTGAAGTTGGAAAGAGACAAAGTGAGTCTAtccaagaaaaattaatttggtgCGCAccataataaaaggaaaaatgaataataatattttttaaaagtaaaataagataCCAGCCAtgcattaactatttttttactcACCATTCATAACTATATTGATTACTTTATGGTAGTTCTTTTGGTCTTCAAACTGAAATATGTTGATATTTACTTCCTAGAATGTGTTTCAATATTCTTTTGTCTCTAATATACtggtagttttatttattttctgatCATATagcattttatatttcatatttttttaatatatctacCATTGGCCCCAATTCCATCTGCCATGTATGTATGGAAAACTTTGGGCTCAGGGTCATAAGCTGTCATCCACAATTGATAACAGTGCTTTGATTGTGAATGGTAATTGGATAAGATCAAGAGGAATTCTtggaagaaaatcaaagaatgATTTGATaaggagaaaatgaaaatatatatttttaaataaaatattttctagattCATGAGAACTATGGGAGTAGAAATTAAACGAGAACATGGGTAAACTTTTTCCAATGAATTCTATTCTCTGTTCCTCTATTTCTTTAGATATTATTTAACTAAGAGAATAGCTTGAAcacattatttttacattaataactTCCATTGCATCATTGGTAGCATATAATGTCTTCTCTATTAACCTGGATGTTGGTTTTGTTGTACTATGGAATATGATAAGCTGGACTTTTATTGCTTTTGGTTATCTAACCAATACATGTATTGTATTATTGCTTGGCAGACAACATATGAGATGAGCAAATTACACAATGAATTGAATGGGAAAATATCAGAAATTAATCGCCTGCAAATGGAGTTGAGTAGACAGGAAGATGAAGAAACAAGTGACGTGGATAGCTTCAAGAGACTTATTGAATCTCTGGAGAAGGAAAACACTACTCTTAAGGTCAATAAAtttatgcattatttttttttaataataagaaagtTCCAACTGTCCTATCACTCAGTACTTCATAATGTCTTTTTGCTGGTATTGTGCTCGAGAATGCACTTTAATATATTCTATCTTATTGTTATTAGTTGGAAAAGGATGAACTTGAGGCTGAGGTCAAATCAATTAGGACTTCTGGTAAAATATCACCTGATGCTTCTCAGATCCAGAAAAGGATTCCAAGCTTTAACAATCATGTGAGCCAAAACGTAATAGCAATTCCTACTTTACAGGTTATATGGCTTATGAATCATGCTAGTAActgtttgacttttttttttttttttctggtgtTTTGGAAATTGGTTTTTGGGTAGCAGTTACCAGATCCTTCCAAAAGTTTTCCAAGGAATGAAGAGTTGGAAAGATCCTTACATAAGCTAAGTGAAGAACTGGAGGAAACACAAAAGGGAAATGAAGAGTTGGAAAGATCCTTACTTAAGCTAAGTAAAGAATTGGAGGAAACACAGAAGGAAAGGGACAAAGCAGTACAACAATTGACCCGTCTTAAACAGCATTTGTTAGAAAAGGTTTCGTTTTCACATTATATTTTTGAAGCAAAATCAATAATGACTGAGCATGACTTGAAGGGACAAACAATGTgctgatttttataaaaaaaattgttgttattCTCAAAATATAGTCTCCCACTTGTATTATTGTGTCTCCTCAATTGAGCCATCATGAATTGCATTTGTTAGAAAGATTTCATTTCACTTGATTGTTTTGAAGCGCAATCAGTAATGTTTGAGCATGATTTAAAGGGACAAACAATGCACTGACTTTCATAAAAAAGATTGTTGTTATTCTCAAAATATAGACTACCGCTTGTTGTATTATATTTTGTCCCCTCAGTTATCTACAAtgaacttcattcatccatctctactgaatttaatatattaatctcTGTGTTACACTCAAAGATGTTCACCATCTAGCTTTTTGTGTAGGAATCTGAAGATTCCGAAAAAATGGACGAGGACAGCAAAATAATTGAAGAACTTCGTGACAGCAATAATTATTTGAGGGCTCAAATATCCCATCTTGAGAGAACTCTAAAACAGGGAACTGCGAGTCAGGAGAAACTGAAGATGGAAAATGACAATGAAATTCTCAAATCCAGGGAAATCATTGATGAGCTGAACAAGAAGCTGACTGACTGTATGAGCACAATAGATGCTAAGAATACAGAACTTCTAAATCTACAGACAGCTCTTGGACAATATTATGCCGAAATTGAAGCTaaggttaattttaattttgtatttagaaattaataataTGCATTGATCAAGTTGTCAACGTTCCTTCTTATGTTTTTAGCCAGTATCTTTTCTTTTGCGTGTCTGTCTTTTGTTGTACAGAGTAAGCTTATATttactataaatttattttctgaaGGAACATTTAGAAGGAGATCTGGCTcgtgcaaaggaagaaaactcTAAGCTTTCTCTACTGTTGAAAGTATGAATCTCTCTCTCATACAGtttattaatataactttttaacaaccCACACTTTAAGAATTAAACATAACAGAATTCGGCGCTTTATATTGATGATTTTGTAACAATAAAAGAATATGATTCTCTTTGCTGAGTTTGCAACATTTATTCCCCCAAAATTTTTGCTGCAGTGTACTGATGTTTTATCATGTTTTCTGACTCAAAAGTATTAGAAGTTAACTTATTGGTGTTTCCAATTGCCAGGATGCACAATGCAGAGCAGATGTCTTCATcagtgaaaaagaagaaattttagCTAAGCTTTCTAAATCTGAAAAGCTACAATCAGAATGGAGAAGTAGAGTAAGCAAGCTCGAAGAAGACAATTCCAGGTTGAGGCGAGCGGTTGAACAGAGTATGACCAGGCTAAATAGAATGTCAGTGGATTCAGATTTTCTTGTTGACAGGTTGGCATGTTTTTCAACTAAGTAGTTTTTTCGTGCTATATTGGCTTGGCCTTGGTAGCTTCCATTTTTTCTAGTTTGTTAGGTTCCAATTCTTGAAAATGTTTTTCGCTAATTATATGGCTTGTGCTTTTATTAATCTTAATTGTATTTTTGACAGGCGCATTGTGATAAAATTACTTGTTACTTATTTCCAGAGAAACCACAGTAAAGAGGTATATGGAAGTTTTCTAATTTGTTTGCTCTCTTTATGTATATATGTACGCATGTATGTGTGTACCTAGTATGTATGTGTGTATCATTAAGGACTGCCCATTCTTTTGTGTTGTACATAATAAAGTCATATTGGGGACAGGTTTTGGATCTAATGGTTCGCATGCTGGGATTCTCTAATGAGGACAAACAAAGAATAGGTGTTGCTCAACAAGGTCCAGGAAAAGGCGTTGTCCGCGGTGTTCTTGGGTTGCCTGGCCGCCTAGTTGGAGGTATCTTGGGAGGTGGTGGTTCCACTGAATCAGCTGCAAATGCGGGAGCAGATAACCAGGTGATTTCTTCTcatcttgtgtttatttatatgtGGGGTTTATCAGAATAGAATATCATCAATTCTGTAGGTAGAAAGTCGAGGGCCTTAAACCCTACTGAATCCCATTCTTGCAATTGGATCCTATCAGAATATTGAGGGTGACTTTTcttcgttttcttttctttttgggaTTTCTGAATGCCGGGAAGATAAGAATGGTGTTATATAGCAGATGTGCATGTCATTCCTTGGTCCAAAACATCTACCGAAAAAATCTTTTCCAAAATCTCCACTCCATTATAGATTTTGTCACATTTGACGCAATTTGCTTTGAATCTGAATTGTACAGTTTCCCTTTCAGTCCTTTGCAGATCTGTGGGTTGATTTTCTTCTCAAGGAAacagaagaaagagagaagagggaGTCAGCAGGAACTAGAGATAAATCCATGGATGATTCGCATGATAGAAGTTATACTAATTCATCTCCACCACATTCCAATCAAAGGTTTAGGACTGGAACAGTACCAATTAGCTCATCCACAAATCAAAACATCAGTTCTCTCCCTCGTGGATACTTTCAGCACTCCGAACAACTTGGTTCCGAGTTCTCAACAGTTCCCCTTACATCTTCTTCATCAGATAGTTCAAAACTTCTTCCCAGATACTAAGTATACATTCTTTATGTAATTAATCAAAAGGTATAGATCAATGATAAATTGTAGACATGTAAAATCTTGTTCAATTAATTCCTTCATTTCATTGCCCCCGTTCTCTTGTCTCAATATTATTGCATATCTTGAAACGCTTAAATACCTTATCTATATGTCGTCAAATATCACTCCCTCTTCTCTAAAACACCTATGCGCAATGCTTACAACCCTACGTTTCattgtctttttctttccctttacGGTGTATTCAATTAGActgattcatttattttataaatttagaattttttagaGTAAAATAAGTTGTTTGTATCAAAATAACTGAAGGaaagtttaaaatttcaagaaattttgtaaaatatttttaataactaaaccaataaaatttgaaatttactaaaaaagaaattgaaatttttttcctttggtactttaataaatttttatatagagTATGAATTTGGATTTGTATGATATCGTCCTGAAATGAACTAAAGTTAGGATGATGAGTTAGTGGTAAAAGTAAATTGGTGTTGAAAAGAAAGTTTGAATTTGATATTGTAAATATTGGTTCAGTAAAAATCTAAGGTACTGAGTTATCTTTGAATGCTCTAACCAAAGAGCTGCAGCTGTAAAATCAATTGTGTGAAACTATTTAGTATGGCTTCATCCTGCATGTCCCCTTTTTATCTTTCTGCATCCCCCATAAGTTATACTATTCTATTTTacctttcattaaaaaaatatataaaaaaactctaaatttttcatccattcatccatttttTCTACTACTCGAGCTCCTTCTTTGGGATGCCAGAGAGAAGAAGGGAGAAAGGAAAATCCagtattttagaatatattttcacTGTCAAAAATATCTTCTGaaacatttcttttatatttcaaattttggaaTATTTATATTTCGGACAGAGAGGTCGAAGTTAACGTCTAATATCTAGAACatcaaaaaaaatttgaatgttaTCTTTTAGTTTAAGTCTTTGTATAATCTTTAtctatttaatgttaaaatcaataaagatttaacaattcaaaaattaatgaCGCAATAAATCAAACTGATTCGACGACTAATTTCTATtacttttgaatttgaaaatgtcttccaaaacctaaaacaaacattttgaatataaaaaaaaactgagacaaatgtttccaaaaatacttttaaataaaattggaattaaattaagttaaaaattattaaagtaaattacTAGTTAAATCTGTTTTTATTATGTGAATGTTGAAGTACTCTTACAAATTttgtattgttatttatttcagTCATTTTTATTGACAATCAACGTAGTAGATTTGTGAGATATTTCATTTCTTgtgtaagtaattttttttatttatttataagaacgTACCTTAATAATAGGCAGTATTGATGATGAAATGTTGAacctttt
Coding sequences within:
- the LOC106759374 gene encoding golgin candidate 3 isoform X3 is translated as MKNLYATNNGTTSSLESDGIQTKTVSKHSNSRVKDKELADMVEGKSSPAAAVQHSADIHKMKLELEQEQNKMAHMQLKLQEEEKLNKSFQEELKLLKLERDKTTYEMSKLHNELNGKISEINRLQMELSRQEDEETSDVDSFKRLIESLEKENTTLKLEKDELEAEVKSIRTSGKISPDASQIQKRIPSFNNHVSQNLPDPSKSFPRNEELERSLHKLSEELEETQKGNEELERSLLKLSKELEETQKERDKAVQQLTRLKQHLLEKESEDSEKMDEDSKIIEELRDSNNYLRAQISHLERTLKQGTASQEKLKMENDNEILKSREIIDELNKKLTDCMSTIDAKNTELLNLQTALGQYYAEIEAKEHLEGDLARAKEENSKLSLLLKDAQCRADVFISEKEEILAKLSKSEKLQSEWRSRVSKLEEDNSRLRRAVEQSMTRLNRMSVDSDFLVDRRIVIKLLVTYFQRNHSKEVLDLMVRMLGFSNEDKQRIGVAQQGPGKGVVRGVLGLPGRLVGGILGGGGSTESAANAGADNQSFADLWVDFLLKETEEREKRESAGTRDKSMDDSHDRSYTNSSPPHSNQRFRTGTVPISSSTNQNISSLPRGYFQHSEQLGSEFSTVPLTSSSSDSSKLLPRY
- the LOC106759374 gene encoding golgin candidate 3 isoform X2, with amino-acid sequence MWGTIANFKENLNKIALDVHYAHDDDDDDDDNDQHHVVSPAVSDRRNSHTFAHSNSFPSSPPPNGMSDHPYASEIEQYKAEIKRLQASEAEIKALSVNYAAILKEKEDHIVRLNKENGSLKQNLDTSPVSANGGYTVKGNSDLSSNRQHWFTTQMKNLYATNNGTTSSLESDGIQTKTVSKHSNSRVKDKELADMVEGKSSPAAAVQHSADIHKMKLELEQEQNKMAHMQLKLQEEEKLNKSFQEELKLLKLERDKTTYEMSKLHNELNGKISEINRLQMELSRQEDEETSDVDSFKRLIESLEKENTTLKLEKDELEAEVKSIRTSGKISPDASQIQKRIPSFNNHLPDPSKSFPRNEELERSLHKLSEELEETQKGNEELERSLLKLSKELEETQKERDKAVQQLTRLKQHLLEKESEDSEKMDEDSKIIEELRDSNNYLRAQISHLERTLKQGTASQEKLKMENDNEILKSREIIDELNKKLTDCMSTIDAKNTELLNLQTALGQYYAEIEAKEHLEGDLARAKEENSKLSLLLKDAQCRADVFISEKEEILAKLSKSEKLQSEWRSRVSKLEEDNSRLRRAVEQSMTRLNRMSVDSDFLVDRRIVIKLLVTYFQRNHSKEVLDLMVRMLGFSNEDKQRIGVAQQGPGKGVVRGVLGLPGRLVGGILGGGGSTESAANAGADNQSFADLWVDFLLKETEEREKRESAGTRDKSMDDSHDRSYTNSSPPHSNQRFRTGTVPISSSTNQNISSLPRGYFQHSEQLGSEFSTVPLTSSSSDSSKLLPRY
- the LOC106759374 gene encoding golgin candidate 3 isoform X1, translated to MWGTIANFKENLNKIALDVHYAHDDDDDDDDNDQHHVVSPAVSDRRNSHTFAHSNSFPSSPPPNGMSDHPYASEIEQYKAEIKRLQASEAEIKALSVNYAAILKEKEDHIVRLNKENGSLKQNLDTSPVSANGGYTVKGNSDLSSNRQHWFTTQMKNLYATNNGTTSSLESDGIQTKTVSKHSNSRVKDKELADMVEGKSSPAAAVQHSADIHKMKLELEQEQNKMAHMQLKLQEEEKLNKSFQEELKLLKLERDKTTYEMSKLHNELNGKISEINRLQMELSRQEDEETSDVDSFKRLIESLEKENTTLKLEKDELEAEVKSIRTSGKISPDASQIQKRIPSFNNHVSQNLPDPSKSFPRNEELERSLHKLSEELEETQKGNEELERSLLKLSKELEETQKERDKAVQQLTRLKQHLLEKESEDSEKMDEDSKIIEELRDSNNYLRAQISHLERTLKQGTASQEKLKMENDNEILKSREIIDELNKKLTDCMSTIDAKNTELLNLQTALGQYYAEIEAKEHLEGDLARAKEENSKLSLLLKDAQCRADVFISEKEEILAKLSKSEKLQSEWRSRVSKLEEDNSRLRRAVEQSMTRLNRMSVDSDFLVDRRIVIKLLVTYFQRNHSKEVLDLMVRMLGFSNEDKQRIGVAQQGPGKGVVRGVLGLPGRLVGGILGGGGSTESAANAGADNQSFADLWVDFLLKETEEREKRESAGTRDKSMDDSHDRSYTNSSPPHSNQRFRTGTVPISSSTNQNISSLPRGYFQHSEQLGSEFSTVPLTSSSSDSSKLLPRY